One genomic region from Streptomyces sp. NBC_00457 encodes:
- a CDS encoding prephenate dehydrogenase, translating to MRTALVIGTGLIGTSAALALAKRGVVVHLADHDPEQARTAAALGAGSDEAPEAPVDLAIVAAPPAHVAGVLADAMRRGVARGYLDVASVKGGPRRELEALGIDLSPYIGTHPMSGREKSGPLAATGDLFEGRPWVLTPTRDTDTEVLNLALELVSHCRAVPVVMDADAHDRAVALVSHMPHLVSSMVAARLENADEAAVRLCGQGIRDVTRIAASDPGMWIDILSANPGPVADLLADVSADLDETVRALRALQSSDDAKRREGTAGIEDVLRRGNAGQVRVPGKHGAAPQVYEVVVVLIDDQPGQLARIFADAGRAGVNIEDVRIEHATGQQAGLMQLMVQPQAAPVLTAALRERGWAIRQ from the coding sequence GTGAGGACCGCACTCGTCATCGGCACCGGCCTCATCGGCACCTCCGCCGCCCTGGCCCTGGCCAAGCGGGGTGTCGTCGTCCACCTCGCCGACCACGATCCGGAGCAGGCCCGTACGGCGGCCGCGCTCGGCGCCGGTTCGGACGAGGCGCCCGAGGCCCCCGTCGACCTCGCGATCGTCGCCGCCCCGCCCGCCCATGTGGCCGGCGTGCTCGCCGACGCCATGCGCCGCGGCGTGGCCCGCGGCTACCTCGACGTGGCCAGCGTCAAGGGCGGCCCACGCCGCGAACTCGAGGCGCTCGGTATCGACCTGTCGCCGTACATCGGTACCCACCCCATGTCGGGCCGTGAGAAGTCCGGCCCGCTGGCCGCGACCGGCGACCTCTTCGAGGGCCGCCCCTGGGTGCTCACGCCGACCCGGGACACCGACACCGAGGTGCTGAACCTCGCCCTGGAGCTGGTCTCGCACTGCCGCGCCGTGCCGGTCGTCATGGACGCCGACGCCCACGACCGCGCCGTCGCCCTGGTCTCCCACATGCCCCACCTGGTCTCCAGCATGGTCGCCGCGCGTCTGGAGAACGCCGACGAGGCGGCCGTACGACTGTGTGGGCAGGGCATCCGCGATGTGACCCGGATCGCCGCGTCCGACCCCGGCATGTGGATCGACATCCTCTCCGCGAACCCGGGGCCGGTCGCCGACCTCCTCGCGGACGTCTCCGCCGACCTCGACGAGACGGTCCGCGCCCTGCGCGCCCTGCAGTCCTCCGACGACGCCAAGCGCCGCGAGGGCACCGCCGGCATCGAGGACGTCCTGCGCCGGGGCAACGCCGGCCAGGTCCGGGTCCCCGGCAAGCACGGCGCCGCGCCGCAGGTGTACGAGGTCGTGGTCGTGCTCATCGACGACCAGCCCGGGCAACTGGCCCGCATCTTCGCCGACGCGGGACGGGCCGGGGTCAACATCGAGGACGTACGCATCGAGCACGCGACCGGGCAACAGGCCGGTCTGATGCAGCTGATGGTGCAGCCGCAGGCGGCCCCCGTACTGACGGCGGCGTTGCGGGAGCGGGGCTGGGCGATCCGGCAGTAG
- the cmk gene encoding (d)CMP kinase, with translation MENGAAPTAQAVIVAIDGPSGTGKSSTSKAVAAQLGLSYLDTGAQYRAITWWMVTNGIDTADPSEIAAAAGKPEILSGTDPDNPTITVDGTDVAGPIRTQEVTSNVSAVSAVPEVRARITELQRSIAASATRGIVVEGRDIGTTVLPDADLKIFLTASPEARAARRSGELKGSDVHSTREALLKRDAADSSRKTSPLAKADDAVEVDTSDLTLQQVIECVVTLVEEKRAAK, from the coding sequence GTGGAAAACGGCGCCGCCCCGACCGCCCAGGCCGTGATTGTCGCCATCGACGGCCCCTCCGGCACGGGCAAGTCGAGCACGTCCAAGGCCGTGGCCGCGCAGCTCGGCCTGAGCTACCTGGACACCGGCGCCCAGTACCGGGCGATCACCTGGTGGATGGTGACCAACGGGATCGACACCGCCGACCCGTCGGAGATCGCCGCCGCGGCCGGAAAGCCGGAGATCCTCTCCGGCACCGACCCGGACAACCCGACGATCACGGTCGACGGCACGGACGTCGCCGGGCCGATCCGCACGCAGGAGGTCACCTCCAATGTCAGCGCGGTCAGCGCCGTGCCCGAGGTGCGGGCGCGGATCACCGAGCTGCAGCGCTCGATCGCGGCCTCGGCCACGCGGGGCATCGTCGTCGAGGGCCGCGACATCGGTACGACCGTGCTGCCCGACGCCGACCTGAAGATCTTCCTCACCGCATCCCCGGAGGCGCGTGCCGCCCGCCGCAGCGGTGAGCTCAAGGGGTCGGACGTCCACTCGACCCGTGAGGCGCTGCTGAAGCGGGACGCGGCCGACTCCAGCCGCAAGACCTCGCCGCTCGCGAAGGCCGACGACGCGGTCGAGGTGGACACCTCCGACCTCACGCTCCAGCAGGTCATCGAGTGCGTCGTCACCCTCGTCGAGGAGAAGCGAGCAGCGAAGTGA
- a CDS encoding lysophospholipid acyltransferase family protein: MYGLWKPRVLGGWRVPATGPVILAVNHSHNIDGPMVIGVAPRASHFLVKKEAFIGPLAPFMRAVGQLEVDRSTADRTAITQALDVLAAGGVLGIFPEGTRGEGDFAALRSGLAYFAVRSGAPIVPVAVLGSTERPGRLIKALPALRSRIDVVFGDPFEAGDGSGRRTRKALDEATERIQKQLTAHLENARRLTGR, encoded by the coding sequence ATGTACGGGCTGTGGAAGCCGCGCGTCCTGGGCGGCTGGCGGGTCCCCGCGACCGGCCCGGTGATCCTCGCCGTCAACCACTCGCACAACATCGACGGCCCGATGGTCATCGGCGTGGCGCCGCGGGCCTCGCACTTCCTGGTCAAGAAGGAAGCGTTCATCGGCCCGCTCGCCCCCTTCATGCGGGCCGTCGGCCAGCTCGAGGTGGACCGCTCGACCGCCGACCGTACGGCCATCACCCAAGCCCTTGACGTGCTGGCGGCCGGCGGTGTGCTCGGCATCTTCCCGGAGGGCACCCGGGGCGAGGGCGACTTCGCCGCCCTGCGATCCGGGCTCGCGTACTTCGCGGTGCGCAGCGGCGCCCCGATCGTTCCCGTCGCCGTCCTGGGAAGCACCGAGCGGCCCGGACGGTTGATAAAGGCGCTGCCCGCGCTGCGCTCCCGCATCGATGTCGTCTTCGGCGACCCCTTCGAGGCGGGCGACGGCAGCGGACGGCGTACGCGCAAGGCGCTCGACGAGGCCACCGAACGCATCCAGAAGCAGCTCACCGCGCACCTGGAAAACGCCAGGCGCCTGACCGGGCGCTGA
- the der gene encoding ribosome biogenesis GTPase Der, translated as MNDQIHSDGSGEEHEHGALGDAEYAEFMELAVEEGFDLEDVEGAIEAAGHGPLPVLAVVGRPNVGKSTLVNRIIGRREAVVEDKPGVTRDRVTYEAEWAGRRFKVVDTGGWEQDVLGIDASVAAQAEYAIEAADAVVFVVDAKVGATDTDEAVVRLLRKAGKPVVLAANKVDGPSGEADAAYLWSLGLGEPYPVSALHGRGTGDMLDQVLEALPEAPAQTFGTGVGGPRRIALIGRPNVGKSSLLNKVANEERVVVNEVAGTTRDPVDELIELGGVTWKFVDTAGIRKRVHLQQGADYYASLRTAAAVEKAEVAVILIDASESISVQDQRIVTMAVDAGRAIVLAFNKWDTLDEERRYYLEREIETELGQVAWAPRVNVSARTGRHMEKLVPAIETALDGWETRVPTGRLNAFLGELVAAHPHPIRGGKQPRILFGTQAGTKPPRFVLFASGFIEAGYRRFIERRLREEFGFEGTPIHISVRVREKRGKKK; from the coding sequence ATGAACGACCAGATCCACTCCGACGGCTCGGGCGAGGAGCACGAGCACGGAGCACTTGGCGACGCCGAGTACGCGGAGTTCATGGAGCTCGCCGTCGAGGAGGGCTTCGACCTCGAGGACGTGGAGGGCGCGATCGAGGCGGCCGGCCACGGCCCGCTGCCGGTGCTCGCCGTCGTCGGCCGGCCGAACGTCGGCAAGTCGACTCTGGTGAACCGCATCATCGGCCGCCGCGAGGCCGTCGTCGAGGACAAGCCGGGCGTCACCCGCGACCGTGTCACCTACGAGGCCGAGTGGGCGGGCCGCCGCTTCAAGGTCGTCGACACCGGCGGCTGGGAGCAGGACGTCCTCGGCATCGACGCCTCCGTGGCCGCGCAGGCCGAGTACGCCATCGAGGCCGCCGACGCCGTCGTCTTCGTCGTCGACGCCAAGGTCGGCGCCACCGACACCGACGAAGCGGTCGTACGACTGCTGCGCAAGGCCGGCAAGCCCGTGGTGCTCGCCGCCAACAAGGTGGACGGCCCGAGCGGAGAGGCCGACGCGGCGTACCTGTGGTCGCTCGGTCTCGGTGAGCCGTATCCGGTCTCCGCGCTGCACGGCCGCGGCACCGGCGACATGCTGGACCAGGTCCTGGAGGCGCTCCCCGAGGCGCCCGCGCAGACCTTCGGCACGGGGGTCGGCGGCCCGCGCCGCATCGCCCTCATCGGCCGTCCGAACGTCGGCAAGTCCTCGCTGCTGAACAAGGTGGCGAACGAGGAGCGCGTCGTCGTCAACGAGGTCGCGGGCACCACCCGCGACCCGGTCGACGAACTGATCGAACTCGGCGGTGTCACCTGGAAGTTCGTCGACACGGCCGGTATCCGCAAGCGCGTCCACCTCCAGCAGGGTGCCGACTACTACGCCTCGCTGCGCACCGCGGCCGCCGTGGAGAAGGCCGAGGTGGCGGTGATCCTCATCGACGCCTCCGAGAGCATCTCGGTGCAGGACCAGCGGATCGTGACGATGGCCGTCGACGCCGGACGTGCGATCGTCCTCGCCTTCAACAAGTGGGACACCCTCGACGAGGAGCGCCGCTACTACCTGGAGCGGGAGATCGAAACTGAGCTCGGCCAGGTGGCGTGGGCGCCGCGGGTGAACGTCTCCGCGCGCACCGGCCGCCACATGGAGAAGCTGGTCCCCGCGATCGAGACGGCCCTCGACGGCTGGGAGACCCGCGTCCCGACCGGACGCCTCAACGCCTTCCTCGGCGAACTCGTCGCCGCCCACCCGCACCCCATCCGTGGCGGCAAGCAGCCCCGCATCCTCTTCGGCACCCAGGCCGGCACCAAGCCCCCGCGGTTCGTGCTCTTCGCCTCCGGCTTCATCGAGGCGGGCTACCGGCGCTTCATCGAACGTCGGCTGCGGGAGGAGTTCGGCTTCGAGGGGACGCCGATCCATATCTCCGTGCGGGTGCGTGAGAAGCGCGGCAAGAAGAAGTAG
- a CDS encoding LysM peptidoglycan-binding domain-containing protein — MSDCADTNRDNVRKTSTTRTTAVLAGAALLAPLGLLAASGNAAAADGGVWDRIAQCESGGNWHINTGNGYYGGLQFAAGTWRAYGGTAYAPTADQASREQQIAVATKVQRGQGWGAWPTCSARAGAYGSAPAAPATGSPTTKAAPPKAPERSSTHPDRSASRGDYTVRQGDTLSGIAARYGTTWQQIHAANKDIIGSDPDVIVPGQRLDI, encoded by the coding sequence ATGTCCGATTGTGCCGATACCAACCGCGACAACGTCCGCAAGACGAGTACGACACGTACGACGGCGGTCCTCGCCGGGGCCGCTCTGCTCGCCCCCCTCGGACTGCTGGCCGCGAGCGGCAACGCCGCGGCGGCGGACGGCGGGGTCTGGGACCGCATCGCCCAGTGCGAGAGCGGCGGCAACTGGCACATCAACACCGGTAACGGCTACTACGGCGGACTGCAGTTCGCCGCCGGCACCTGGCGCGCGTACGGCGGCACGGCCTACGCGCCGACGGCCGACCAGGCCTCCAGGGAGCAGCAGATCGCGGTAGCCACCAAGGTCCAGCGCGGCCAGGGTTGGGGCGCCTGGCCGACCTGCTCGGCACGGGCCGGAGCGTACGGGAGCGCACCCGCGGCTCCCGCGACCGGCTCGCCCACGACGAAGGCGGCTCCGCCGAAGGCGCCGGAACGCTCGTCCACCCACCCCGACCGCAGCGCGTCCCGCGGCGACTACACGGTCCGCCAGGGCGACACCCTGAGCGGCATCGCCGCCCGGTACGGGACCACCTGGCAGCAGATCCACGCCGCCAACAAGGACATCATCGGCAGTGATCCCGATGTGATCGTGCCCGGACAGCGCCTCGACATCTGA
- a CDS encoding transglycosylase family protein has translation MITKYTKLTTFAVAAMLATVTPAAAHEVLPRPAPVPLLDTLLGPRDCGKGKWPWGCLAECESSGRWNVNSGNGFYGGLQFGQPTWEEFGGLKYAPRADLASREEQIAVARKVVAVQGWGAWPVCSKRFGLKGRMHAVQRGDTLTSIARRYGVKGGWKALHKANKKRLGRRPDQLKVDILLVIPEDGDRAPDPAPGLFGPPLPADEVPPPRH, from the coding sequence ATGATCACCAAGTACACCAAGCTGACTACGTTCGCCGTGGCGGCGATGCTCGCCACCGTCACGCCGGCCGCCGCGCACGAGGTGCTGCCGCGGCCGGCCCCCGTTCCGCTGCTCGACACGCTGCTCGGGCCCCGCGACTGCGGCAAGGGCAAGTGGCCCTGGGGTTGCCTCGCCGAGTGCGAGAGCAGCGGGCGCTGGAACGTCAACTCCGGCAACGGCTTCTACGGAGGGCTGCAGTTCGGGCAGCCCACCTGGGAGGAATTCGGCGGCCTGAAGTACGCCCCGCGCGCGGATCTCGCCTCGCGCGAGGAGCAGATCGCCGTCGCCCGGAAGGTGGTGGCCGTGCAGGGCTGGGGGGCCTGGCCCGTCTGCTCCAAGAGATTCGGGCTCAAGGGCCGGATGCATGCCGTGCAGCGCGGCGACACTCTGACGTCGATCGCCCGCAGATACGGCGTCAAGGGCGGCTGGAAGGCGCTCCACAAGGCCAACAAGAAACGGCTCGGACGCCGTCCCGACCAGCTGAAGGTGGACATACTGCTGGTCATCCCGGAGGACGGGGACCGTGCGCCGGACCCGGCCCCTGGTCTCTTCGGTCCGCCGCTGCCCGCCGATGAAGTTCCCCCGCCTCGCCACTGA
- a CDS encoding ABC transporter ATP-binding protein — protein MTTTISLRHARVRYGPLEALHGVTLAAPGPGLTVLLGRNGSGRTTALRALAGTVPLSGGAVVWDGVDVTRTPAFERARRGLCMVPERQAVFGSLTVRENLELAAADVTPALDAYPQLAPLLPRRAGTLSGGEQRMLALSRALLARARVVLVDEPTQGMSATVAARTYELLAALDACVVVAEQRLPPAPYGRAALGYELRRGAVVFSGEAGELHRRAAADRRDQGPGPAHGPRPPG, from the coding sequence ATGACCACCACGATCTCCCTGCGGCACGCGCGCGTGCGCTACGGCCCCCTGGAAGCCCTGCACGGCGTCACCCTCGCCGCCCCCGGCCCCGGCCTCACCGTCCTGCTGGGCCGCAACGGATCCGGCCGTACGACGGCCCTGCGCGCCCTGGCCGGAACCGTGCCCCTGTCCGGCGGCGCGGTGGTGTGGGACGGCGTCGACGTGACCCGGACGCCGGCGTTCGAACGGGCCCGGCGCGGTCTGTGCATGGTCCCGGAGCGGCAGGCCGTGTTCGGCTCCCTCACCGTCCGCGAGAACCTCGAACTGGCGGCGGCCGACGTCACCCCCGCCCTCGACGCCTACCCGCAGCTGGCGCCCCTGCTGCCGCGCCGGGCCGGCACCCTCTCCGGCGGTGAGCAGCGCATGCTCGCGCTCTCCCGCGCCCTGCTGGCACGCGCGCGCGTGGTGCTCGTCGACGAACCCACGCAGGGCATGTCCGCCACGGTCGCGGCACGGACGTACGAACTGCTGGCCGCGCTCGACGCGTGCGTGGTCGTCGCCGAGCAGCGGCTGCCGCCCGCCCCCTACGGCCGGGCGGCGCTCGGGTACGAACTGCGCCGCGGCGCGGTCGTGTTCAGTGGCGAGGCGGGGGAACTTCATCGGCGGGCAGCGGCGGACCGAAGAGACCAGGGGCCGGGTCCGGCGCACGGTCCCCGTCCTCCGGGATGA
- a CDS encoding ABC transporter permease subunit, with the protein MSSLTYDLTLAGLSVGSAAALTGIGLIVTYRATGVLNFAHGAIAMVCAYSLRQCVVEWGWPLWLGALVTLVVLAPGLGVVLERFVFRPLSVLGSDPAQTLVASIGVFVLLVGGAALVWGQGARDDAPELVSADPWGQLAVVAVLATGVGAVIRWTRFGRELRAVVDDRQLAVLGGIDADRVAAAGWAFGSFTAGLTGVLLAPYVRLDPYGLPLLVMEVVAVAVAARMRSLPVAVVVALGIGVAQSQLTRLHPSGWGEPLLQAVGANLFVVALLIAALVLPRVGTRDALPRTATARVPTPPGAWIVAVVLFLLPLGFAGSDLHTSVQVPALGVVLLSLVVVTGRGGQISLGQAAYAGLGALFTALLAAGRFPGVPRLPELAALAVAVLLVAPLGLLTGWPAISRQGLALALATFAVGVGVSRFVFAQPYATSGLSLDRPAGFDGDRAYYVLELALLAAALLATHALRRGRTGRALAAMRDHESGASAAGVQVPSLKLLAFVSGAALAALGGGMLGMGLRAFDPGAYDPVRGLLWFAAVVVLGADSTLGALAAAALLVGLDAGARGGVAAALIGVLAVLVGRFPGGPYEALRTATQRLRPQRNAGLTTAGVELRRRLRRRAQGRAPHPEPTTATPTDDTATATTSDARLRQGLPTGHISAQSQLRPPTPPSDAKDPREPQPPHNSAQPSQEPPTQSDQAQPSQQPPAPTDHAKPAQHPPTPTAHAHPPPQPPAPADGAPPPPGPPAPDDESGTGGAGGLPKPILTTRHLHADYGGFTALDDIDLDVPRGRITAVVGPNGAGKSTLFHCLAGTLRPAQGHVRLDDRDITRLPAHARTRLGIARTFQQLAVFPSLTVAENVRVGAEQGRIPDHTAVERALRLLGLEGPVRKLPAAGLPTGTLRRVELARALAGSPRVLLLDEPAAGLDTAEVTALARVLKALAADGTALLVVEHDLDLVADLADVVHVMAAGRIVVSGPPDRVLDTLEAAGR; encoded by the coding sequence ATGTCGTCCCTCACGTACGACCTCACGCTCGCCGGTCTGTCGGTCGGCAGCGCCGCCGCGCTCACCGGGATCGGCCTGATCGTGACGTACCGCGCGACCGGGGTGCTCAACTTCGCGCACGGGGCGATCGCCATGGTGTGCGCGTACTCGCTGCGGCAGTGCGTGGTCGAGTGGGGTTGGCCGCTGTGGCTGGGCGCGCTGGTGACGCTGGTGGTCCTGGCACCGGGCCTGGGGGTGGTGCTGGAGCGTTTCGTCTTCCGCCCGCTGTCCGTGCTCGGCAGCGATCCGGCGCAGACGCTGGTGGCGTCGATCGGGGTCTTCGTGCTGCTGGTCGGCGGGGCGGCGCTGGTGTGGGGGCAGGGTGCGCGGGACGACGCTCCGGAGCTGGTGTCGGCGGATCCGTGGGGGCAGTTGGCGGTGGTGGCCGTACTGGCGACCGGTGTCGGTGCGGTGATCCGGTGGACGAGGTTCGGGCGGGAGCTCAGGGCGGTCGTGGACGACCGGCAGCTGGCCGTGCTCGGCGGGATCGACGCGGACCGGGTGGCGGCGGCCGGCTGGGCGTTCGGGTCGTTCACGGCGGGTCTGACAGGCGTGCTGCTGGCGCCGTACGTCCGGCTGGACCCGTACGGACTGCCGCTGCTCGTCATGGAGGTCGTCGCGGTCGCGGTGGCCGCGCGGATGCGGAGTCTGCCGGTCGCGGTGGTGGTGGCGCTGGGCATCGGGGTGGCGCAGAGCCAGCTGACGCGGCTTCACCCCTCCGGATGGGGCGAACCGTTGCTCCAGGCCGTCGGGGCGAACCTGTTCGTGGTGGCGCTGCTGATCGCGGCCCTCGTCCTGCCCCGCGTCGGCACCCGGGACGCACTGCCGCGCACGGCCACCGCGCGCGTACCGACCCCGCCGGGCGCCTGGATCGTGGCCGTGGTCCTGTTCCTGCTGCCGCTGGGCTTCGCCGGCTCGGACCTCCATACGTCGGTGCAAGTGCCGGCGCTGGGCGTGGTGCTGCTCTCCCTGGTGGTCGTCACCGGCCGCGGCGGCCAGATCTCGCTCGGCCAGGCGGCATACGCGGGCCTGGGCGCCCTCTTCACCGCCCTGCTCGCGGCAGGCCGCTTTCCCGGCGTCCCCCGCCTGCCGGAACTGGCCGCGCTGGCGGTGGCGGTGCTCCTGGTCGCACCCCTGGGCCTGCTCACCGGCTGGCCGGCGATCAGCCGCCAGGGCCTGGCGCTGGCGCTGGCGACCTTCGCGGTCGGCGTGGGCGTGAGCCGCTTCGTCTTCGCGCAGCCGTACGCCACGTCGGGCCTCTCGCTGGACCGTCCGGCGGGCTTCGACGGGGACCGCGCGTACTACGTCCTGGAGTTGGCCCTGCTGGCAGCCGCGCTCCTCGCGACCCACGCGCTGCGCAGGGGCCGTACGGGCAGAGCCCTCGCGGCCATGCGCGACCACGAATCGGGCGCGTCGGCAGCAGGCGTGCAGGTCCCGTCCCTCAAACTCCTGGCCTTCGTCTCCGGCGCCGCGCTGGCCGCCCTCGGCGGCGGCATGCTCGGCATGGGCCTCCGCGCCTTCGACCCCGGCGCCTACGACCCCGTCCGCGGCCTGCTCTGGTTCGCGGCGGTGGTCGTCCTGGGCGCCGACTCCACCCTGGGCGCACTCGCAGCAGCCGCCCTCCTGGTGGGCCTGGACGCGGGGGCGCGAGGCGGCGTGGCAGCGGCCCTGATCGGCGTACTGGCAGTCCTGGTCGGCCGCTTCCCCGGAGGCCCGTACGAGGCACTGCGAACAGCGACGCAGCGCCTGCGGCCACAGCGGAACGCGGGGCTGACGACGGCGGGGGTGGAGCTACGAAGGCGCCTACGACGACGGGCACAGGGCCGGGCCCCTCACCCGGAACCGACGACCGCGACGCCCACCGACGACACAGCCACGGCCACGACATCCGACGCGAGACTCCGCCAGGGTCTACCCACGGGCCACATCAGCGCCCAGTCCCAACTGCGACCACCCACACCCCCCAGCGACGCCAAGGACCCGCGAGAACCACAGCCACCCCACAACAGCGCCCAGCCCTCACAAGAGCCACCCACGCAATCCGACCAGGCCCAGCCTTCCCAGCAACCGCCCGCACCCACCGACCACGCCAAGCCCGCACAGCACCCCCCGACACCGACCGCCCACGCCCACCCCCCACCGCAACCACCCGCACCCGCCGACGGCGCTCCGCCCCCACCAGGGCCACCCGCACCCGACGACGAAAGTGGCACGGGTGGGGCGGGTGGGCTCCCCAAACCGATCCTCACCACCCGCCACCTCCACGCCGACTACGGCGGCTTCACCGCGCTCGACGACATCGACCTCGACGTCCCCCGAGGCCGGATCACCGCCGTCGTCGGCCCCAACGGCGCGGGCAAGAGCACCCTGTTCCACTGCCTCGCCGGCACCCTGCGCCCCGCACAAGGCCACGTACGGCTCGACGACCGGGACATCACCCGGCTGCCCGCACACGCCCGCACCCGGCTCGGCATCGCACGGACGTTCCAGCAACTGGCCGTTTTCCCCTCGTTGACCGTGGCCGAAAACGTTCGCGTGGGCGCCGAGCAGGGCCGGATCCCCGATCACACGGCAGTAGAGCGGGCGCTGAGGCTGCTCGGTCTGGAGGGGCCGGTCCGGAAGCTTCCCGCCGCGGGTCTGCCCACCGGCACCCTGCGCAGGGTGGAGTTGGCCCGGGCCCTCGCGGGCAGCCCGCGCGTGCTGCTGCTCGACGAGCCCGCCGCGGGCCTGGACACCGCCGAAGTGACCGCGCTGGCCCGCGTCCTGAAGGCCCTCGCCGCCGACGGCACCGCCCTGCTCGTCGTCGAGCACGATCTCGACCTGGTCGCCGACCTCGCCGACGTCGTACACGTCATGGCGGCGGGCCGCATCGTCGTCTCCGGCCCGCCCGACCGCGTACTGGACACGCTGGAGGCGGCCGGCCGATGA
- a CDS encoding ABC transporter substrate-binding protein, with the protein MPRPRPSRAVEALAAVLLLALSTACGSRLPESDFENDGRTTPSATSGAPLRVGIITSATSPVGGNAFTGPRDGAKAWFDRLNARGGIDGRPVEVRLCDDGGSGVGNNECVHQLIDEDEVVALVATTALDYAGASRVSRARVPDIGGQPIGAAYDTWPHLYGIYGSLAPRDGTTGWDGKQYGGTEVYRYFKREHGARTAAVVSYNQAASAAYARLVERGLRAEGYKVVTEQVDFALPNFRAVAADLKEQGADLVFDAIDGHGNAQLCKAMDDVGAEVTAKVTNVQNWTSAVPDDYKDSPRCRNALWATGSSRNFEDTDHEAVREFRDATEGLKTHSQWQLEGWAAAMWFTEAARSCAQEGVTRACVDDFMSRSEGYTADGLLVPVRFERLAEPPRTRRTCVSVARWQDGKGWVSQGDMNDTCFDVPQLPYEQ; encoded by the coding sequence ATGCCTCGGCCTCGGCCCTCCCGGGCTGTTGAGGCCCTCGCCGCGGTGCTGCTGCTCGCCCTGAGCACGGCCTGCGGCAGCCGCCTGCCGGAGAGCGACTTCGAGAACGACGGCCGTACGACCCCGTCGGCGACCTCCGGTGCGCCGCTGCGCGTCGGCATCATCACCAGCGCCACCAGCCCCGTCGGCGGCAACGCCTTCACCGGCCCGCGCGACGGCGCCAAGGCCTGGTTCGACCGCCTCAACGCGCGCGGGGGCATCGACGGCCGCCCGGTCGAGGTGCGTCTGTGCGACGACGGCGGCAGCGGGGTCGGCAACAACGAGTGCGTGCACCAGCTCATCGACGAGGACGAGGTCGTCGCCCTGGTCGCCACCACCGCGCTCGACTACGCGGGCGCCTCCCGTGTCTCACGCGCGCGCGTGCCCGACATCGGCGGCCAGCCCATCGGCGCCGCCTACGACACCTGGCCGCACCTCTACGGCATCTACGGCAGCCTCGCGCCCCGCGACGGCACGACCGGCTGGGACGGCAAGCAGTACGGCGGCACCGAGGTCTACCGGTACTTCAAGCGCGAGCACGGCGCCCGCACGGCCGCCGTCGTCTCGTACAACCAGGCCGCGTCCGCCGCCTACGCCCGGCTCGTCGAGCGGGGACTGAGGGCCGAGGGCTACAAGGTCGTCACCGAGCAGGTCGACTTCGCGCTGCCCAACTTCCGTGCCGTGGCGGCCGACCTCAAGGAGCAGGGCGCCGACCTCGTCTTCGACGCGATCGACGGACACGGCAACGCCCAGCTGTGCAAGGCGATGGACGACGTCGGCGCCGAGGTCACCGCCAAGGTCACGAACGTACAGAACTGGACGTCCGCCGTCCCCGACGACTACAAGGACTCGCCGCGCTGCCGCAACGCCCTGTGGGCGACCGGATCCAGCCGGAACTTCGAGGACACGGACCATGAGGCCGTACGGGAGTTCCGGGACGCCACCGAGGGGCTGAAGACGCACTCCCAGTGGCAGTTGGAGGGGTGGGCCGCGGCCATGTGGTTCACGGAGGCGGCACGGTCCTGTGCCCAGGAGGGCGTCACGCGCGCGTGCGTCGACGACTTCATGAGCCGCAGCGAGGGCTATACCGCCGACGGGCTGCTGGTTCCGGTCCGGTTCGAGCGGCTGGCCGAGCCGCCCAGGACCCGCAGGACCTGTGTGTCGGTGGCCCGCTGGCAGGACGGCAAGGGCTGGGTCTCCCAGGGGGACATGAACGACACGTGCTTCGACGTGCCGCAACTGCCGTACGAGCAATGA